A single region of the Nocardioides sp. W7 genome encodes:
- the nhaC gene encoding Na+/H+ antiporter NhaC — protein MAGTRGVQVERDPSLLDALVPLVVLAGLIAAALALFGLDALDGPIQVALVLCCAVAALIAVKNGHPFSAVQDTGKEAVASVTSAVFILLAVGALIGVWNLSGTIPTMVYYGIQVLSAGWYYAATAIICGIVALSIGSSWTTAATIGVGLVGIAELIGVSPAITAGAVISGAYLGDKTSPLSETTILTAQMVKVDVYQHIKRQVWTSVPAFLIAVVVFSILGATGPDTVSEAETTSDLDELDQIFNITPLALLPIALLAVLSIRKVPASLALLAATLFAGVLGAFLQPDVYQAFISGTGNVLVESVKAIWLAMANGFSIDSGIADVDRLLSRGGMDSMLLTIWLILGAVTFGAMLDEFGLIARLVDPMVSAAQSTGRLYVTVFACGFGLNVVAGDQYIALVLPSRIFRAEFARRGLAPTNLSRLAADSGTVTSPLVPWNSCGAFMGATLGVSTLLYAPYAIFCYASPALSVLYGITGFKIEKVEPTELQEETA, from the coding sequence GTGGCGGGGACCCGGGGCGTGCAGGTCGAGCGCGACCCGTCGCTGCTCGACGCCCTGGTGCCTCTGGTCGTGCTGGCCGGCCTGATCGCGGCGGCGCTGGCGTTGTTCGGCCTGGACGCGCTCGACGGGCCGATCCAGGTCGCGCTGGTGCTGTGCTGCGCGGTCGCGGCGCTGATCGCCGTGAAGAACGGGCACCCGTTCTCGGCGGTCCAGGACACCGGCAAGGAGGCCGTCGCCTCGGTCACCAGTGCGGTCTTCATCCTGCTCGCGGTCGGCGCCCTGATCGGGGTGTGGAACCTCAGCGGCACCATCCCGACGATGGTCTACTACGGCATCCAGGTGCTCTCTGCGGGCTGGTACTACGCCGCGACCGCGATCATCTGCGGCATCGTGGCGCTGAGCATCGGCAGCTCGTGGACGACGGCGGCCACCATCGGGGTCGGGCTGGTCGGCATCGCCGAGCTGATCGGGGTCTCCCCGGCGATCACCGCGGGCGCCGTCATCTCCGGCGCCTACCTCGGTGACAAGACCTCGCCGCTCTCGGAGACGACGATCCTCACGGCGCAGATGGTCAAGGTCGACGTCTACCAGCACATCAAGCGGCAGGTGTGGACGTCGGTGCCGGCGTTCCTGATCGCCGTCGTCGTGTTCTCGATCCTCGGCGCGACCGGTCCCGACACGGTCAGCGAGGCCGAGACCACCTCGGACCTGGACGAGCTCGACCAGATCTTCAACATCACGCCGCTGGCCCTGCTGCCGATCGCGCTGCTCGCCGTGCTGTCGATCCGCAAGGTCCCGGCGTCCCTGGCGCTGCTGGCCGCGACGCTCTTCGCCGGCGTGCTCGGTGCCTTCCTCCAGCCCGACGTCTACCAGGCGTTCATCAGCGGCACCGGCAACGTCCTCGTGGAGTCGGTCAAGGCGATCTGGCTGGCGATGGCCAACGGCTTCTCGATCGACTCGGGCATCGCCGACGTGGACCGGCTGCTCTCGCGCGGGGGCATGGACAGCATGCTGCTGACGATCTGGCTGATCCTCGGTGCGGTGACCTTCGGGGCGATGCTCGACGAGTTCGGGCTGATCGCCCGGCTGGTGGACCCGATGGTCAGCGCAGCACAGAGCACCGGGCGGCTGTACGTGACCGTCTTCGCCTGCGGCTTCGGGCTCAACGTGGTCGCCGGGGACCAGTACATCGCCCTGGTGCTGCCGAGCCGGATCTTCCGGGCCGAGTTCGCGCGCCGCGGACTTGCCCCCACCAACCTGTCCCGGCTCGCCGCCGACAGCGGCACCGTGACCTCACCCCTGGTGCCGTGGAACTCCTGCGGCGCGTTCATGGGCGCCACCCTCGGCGTCTCGACGCTGCTCTACGCGCCGTACGCGATCTTCTGCTACGCCAGCCCGGCGCTCAGCGTGCTGTACGGCATCACCGGATTCAAGATCGAGAAGGTCGAACCCACCGAGCTCCAGGAGGAGACGGCATGA
- the sodN gene encoding superoxide dismutase, Ni, whose translation MFARLFAPTLEVSAHCDLPCGVYDPAQARIEAESIKAIIAKVADNDDPDFRTRAILIKEQRSELVKHHLWVLWTDYFKPPHFEKYPQLHALVNEATKLAGAGGTKGELDAAKADELLAKIDEIAVIFWETKKG comes from the coding sequence ATGTTCGCGCGACTGTTCGCACCCACCCTCGAGGTTTCCGCCCACTGCGATCTGCCCTGCGGTGTCTACGACCCGGCCCAGGCCCGGATCGAGGCCGAGTCCATCAAGGCGATCATCGCGAAGGTCGCCGACAACGACGACCCGGACTTCCGCACCCGCGCCATCCTCATCAAGGAGCAGCGCTCCGAGCTGGTCAAGCACCACCTGTGGGTGCTGTGGACCGACTACTTCAAGCCCCCGCACTTCGAGAAGTACCCGCAGCTGCACGCCCTGGTGAACGAGGCGACCAAGCTCGCCGGTGCCGGTGGCACCAAGGGGGAGCTCGACGCCGCGAAGGCGGACGAGCTGCTCGCGAAGATCGACGAGATCGCCGTGATCTTCTGGGAGACCAAGAAGGGCTGA
- a CDS encoding zinc-binding dehydrogenase — MYAVYADTFSKDDPVSVLRVGERPDPQVPDGWTTVTVKAASLNHHDLFSLRGVGLREDALPMILGCDAAGYDEDGNEVVVHAVISDPSWTGDETLDPKRSLLSERYQGTFAEKVAVPRRNVVPKPASLSFEEAACLPTAWLTAYRMLFTRGQLKAGETVLVQGAGGGVATAVITLARAAGLRVLATSRDEAKRAKALELGAHEVFESGARLPVKVDAVMETVGRATWSHSIRALRPGGRIVTSGTTSGPNLDDAELTRIFFLQLSVIGSTMGTRDELASLVALLDASGARPLVDRVLPMTDAAEGFAAMAGGDLFGKIVFTN; from the coding sequence ATGTACGCCGTCTACGCCGACACGTTCTCGAAGGATGACCCGGTCTCGGTCCTGCGGGTGGGGGAGCGCCCGGACCCGCAGGTCCCCGACGGGTGGACCACGGTCACCGTCAAGGCCGCGTCGCTCAACCACCACGACCTGTTCTCCCTGCGCGGGGTCGGGCTGCGCGAGGACGCGCTGCCGATGATCCTGGGCTGCGACGCGGCGGGGTACGACGAGGACGGCAACGAGGTCGTCGTGCACGCCGTCATCAGCGACCCGTCCTGGACCGGTGACGAGACCCTCGACCCGAAGCGGTCGCTGCTCTCCGAGCGCTACCAGGGCACCTTCGCCGAGAAGGTCGCCGTCCCGCGGCGCAACGTGGTGCCCAAGCCCGCCTCGCTGTCGTTCGAGGAGGCCGCGTGCCTGCCGACGGCCTGGCTGACGGCGTACCGGATGCTCTTCACCCGCGGTCAGCTCAAGGCCGGCGAGACGGTGCTGGTGCAGGGCGCCGGCGGCGGGGTGGCGACCGCGGTCATCACCCTGGCGCGCGCGGCCGGGCTGCGGGTGCTGGCGACCAGCCGCGACGAGGCCAAGCGGGCCAAGGCGCTGGAGCTCGGCGCCCACGAGGTCTTCGAGTCCGGCGCCCGGCTGCCGGTGAAGGTCGACGCGGTCATGGAGACCGTGGGCCGGGCGACCTGGTCCCACTCCATCCGGGCGCTGCGCCCCGGGGGCCGGATCGTCACGTCCGGTACGACGTCCGGCCCGAACCTCGACGACGCCGAGCTGACCCGGATCTTCTTCCTGCAGCTGAGCGTCATCGGCTCGACGATGGGCACCCGCGACGAGCTGGCCTCCCTGGTCGCGCTCCTCGACGCCTCCGGTGCCCGGCCCCTGGTCGACCGGGTGCTGCCGATGACCGACGCGGCCGAGGGCTTCGCGGCGATGGCCGGCGGCGACCTGTTCGGCAAGATCGTCTTCACGAACTGA
- a CDS encoding NADP-dependent malic enzyme, protein MNEAQPHPHAGDPVFDLHVGGKMEISSTVALAGRDDLSMAYTPGVARVCEAIAADPAMTQHYTWVPNTVAVVTDGTAVLGLGDIGPAAAMPVMEGKAVLFKQFGGVDGIPICLDTTDVEEIIETVVRIAPSFGGINLEDISAPRCFEIEDRLKALLDIPVFHDDQHGTAVVALAALTNALKLTGRTFESTRVVIGGAGAAGVAVTKILLEAGIKDCVVVDRKGVLHSSREDLTPTKKALAEMTADLTGRTGSLADVLVGADVYIGVSGGNVPEEQIAPMAADAIIFGLANPTPEVLPEVAHRHARVVATGRSDYPNQINNVLAFPGIFRGAFDAHATAITEGMKLAAAQALAALVGDDLAEDMIIPSPFDPRVPGAVSSAVAEAARRDGVARR, encoded by the coding sequence ATGAACGAAGCACAGCCCCACCCGCACGCCGGCGACCCGGTCTTCGACCTGCACGTCGGGGGCAAGATGGAGATCAGCTCCACCGTCGCGCTCGCGGGCCGCGACGACCTGTCGATGGCCTACACCCCCGGCGTCGCCCGGGTGTGCGAGGCGATCGCCGCCGACCCCGCGATGACCCAGCACTACACCTGGGTGCCCAACACCGTCGCCGTCGTGACCGACGGCACCGCCGTCCTGGGCCTCGGCGACATCGGGCCGGCGGCCGCGATGCCGGTGATGGAGGGCAAGGCCGTGCTGTTCAAGCAGTTCGGCGGCGTCGACGGCATCCCGATCTGCCTGGACACCACCGACGTCGAGGAGATCATCGAGACCGTCGTCCGGATCGCCCCCAGCTTCGGCGGGATCAACCTGGAGGACATCTCGGCGCCGCGCTGCTTCGAGATCGAGGACCGGCTCAAGGCCCTCCTCGACATCCCGGTCTTCCACGACGACCAGCACGGCACCGCCGTGGTGGCACTGGCGGCGCTGACCAACGCGCTCAAGCTCACCGGTCGCACCTTCGAGTCGACGCGGGTCGTCATCGGCGGCGCGGGCGCGGCGGGCGTCGCGGTCACCAAGATCCTGCTCGAGGCCGGCATCAAGGACTGCGTCGTCGTCGACCGCAAGGGCGTCCTGCACTCCTCGCGGGAGGACCTGACGCCGACCAAGAAGGCGCTGGCCGAGATGACCGCCGACCTGACCGGCCGGACCGGCTCGCTGGCCGACGTGCTCGTCGGCGCCGACGTCTACATCGGCGTCTCGGGCGGCAACGTCCCCGAGGAGCAGATCGCCCCGATGGCCGCGGACGCGATCATCTTCGGCCTGGCGAACCCCACGCCGGAGGTGCTCCCCGAGGTCGCGCACCGGCACGCCCGCGTGGTCGCCACCGGCCGCTCGGACTACCCGAACCAGATCAACAACGTGCTGGCCTTCCCCGGCATCTTCCGCGGGGCCTTCGACGCGCACGCCACCGCGATCACCGAGGGCATGAAGCTCGCGGCGGCGCAGGCGCTCGCGGCGCTCGTCGGCGACGACCTGGCCGAGGACATGATCATTCCCTCGCCGTTCGACCCGCGGGTGCCCGGCGCGGTCTCCTCGGCGGTCGCCGAGGCCGCCCGGCGCGACGGCGTCGCGCGGCGCTAG
- a CDS encoding SDR family oxidoreductase encodes MARHLITGAGSGIGAVLAARLLERGDELVLLARSPERAEELAADLPGAEVLVADLSWPESVESLALPDALDSVVHAAGIAQLGSVSELSVEAWASQLRVNLVAPAALTRVALPALRARRGTVVLLNSGAGLHAHPQWSAYAASKHGLKALADALRAEEAPHGVRVTSVYPGRTATAMQAEVHRQEGKAYDPAAWIQPETVVDAIVHVLDLPRDATVPDLTLRPV; translated from the coding sequence ATGGCCCGGCATCTCATCACCGGGGCCGGCTCCGGCATCGGGGCGGTGCTGGCCGCCCGACTCCTGGAGCGCGGCGACGAGCTGGTGCTGCTGGCCCGCTCGCCCGAGCGGGCCGAGGAGCTGGCCGCCGACCTGCCCGGCGCCGAGGTCCTGGTCGCGGACCTCTCCTGGCCCGAGTCCGTCGAGTCGCTCGCGCTGCCCGACGCCCTGGACTCGGTCGTGCACGCCGCCGGGATCGCCCAGCTGGGGTCGGTCTCCGAGCTGAGCGTCGAGGCCTGGGCCAGCCAGCTCCGGGTGAACCTGGTCGCGCCGGCCGCCCTGACCCGGGTCGCGCTGCCTGCGCTGCGGGCTCGCCGGGGCACGGTGGTGCTGCTCAACTCCGGCGCCGGGTTGCACGCCCACCCGCAGTGGTCGGCGTACGCCGCCTCCAAGCACGGCCTGAAGGCGCTCGCCGACGCGCTGCGCGCCGAGGAGGCGCCGCACGGCGTCCGGGTCACCTCGGTCTACCCGGGCCGGACCGCGACCGCGATGCAGGCGGAGGTGCACCGCCAGGAGGGCAAGGCGTACGACCCCGCGGCCTGGATCCAGCCCGAGACGGTGGTCGACGCGATCGTGCACGTGCTGGACCTGCCGCGCGACGCGACCGTGCCGGACCTGACCCTGCGCCCCGTCTGA
- a CDS encoding S24 family peptidase: MGRVPLLGLAHVSGDSMLPVLRAGDRLLVDHRGTLGAGRLVVARFADGTVVVKRATERRTTRAGGAGWWLLSDNPDVGVDSRHRGPVADEDVVAVVRARLWPRPRPARWL, encoded by the coding sequence ATGGGACGGGTACCCCTGCTCGGCCTGGCGCATGTCTCCGGCGACTCCATGCTCCCCGTCCTGCGGGCGGGGGACCGGCTGCTCGTCGATCACCGCGGGACGCTCGGAGCCGGCCGGCTGGTGGTGGCGCGGTTCGCCGACGGCACCGTCGTCGTCAAGCGCGCCACGGAGCGTCGTACGACGCGCGCCGGCGGCGCGGGCTGGTGGTTGCTGAGCGACAACCCCGACGTCGGCGTCGACTCCCGCCACCGCGGCCCGGTCGCCGACGAGGACGTGGTCGCGGTGGTCCGGGCCAGGCTGTGGCCGCGCCCCCGGCCGGCCCGGTGGTTGTGA